One window of Metamycoplasma arthritidis genomic DNA carries:
- a CDS encoding serine/threonine-protein kinase: MAGAKENKNLTKHFKIIKQIGRGGFGTVFSAVHRASGKKFAVKVLTINGPRQQIVYKRFENEIKVIKRIKSKNVVRLFGHYITPKESYMAMELVEGTDLKTQISKKRKIPLEEAIEYAKEICNGLIDIHKENVVHRDLKPSNILITYDGTIKLIDFGISLGDDSLRLTDERKLIGSVQYVSPELVLKQAEPSPQSDIYALGIVLYEMLTGKAPFTGSDHQTIALSHTKREIPRLEQVNVLVPQAVENIIIKCTAKNPDDRYVSCVELYEDLSTCLSQKRANEPRLIIGKSSKKEAFIKKVNSKAMTISLILIGAISIVIIIVLIVLHLKKII; this comes from the coding sequence GAAAATAAAAATCTAACGAAACACTTCAAAATTATTAAACAAATTGGTAGAGGTGGGTTTGGCACTGTATTTTCTGCCGTTCATCGTGCAAGCGGTAAAAAATTTGCAGTCAAAGTTTTAACAATTAATGGTCCACGTCAGCAAATTGTTTACAAGCGCTTTGAAAACGAAATCAAGGTTATTAAAAGAATAAAAAGTAAAAATGTCGTTAGATTATTTGGGCACTATATCACCCCTAAAGAAAGCTACATGGCAATGGAGTTAGTTGAGGGAACTGACTTAAAAACGCAAATTAGTAAAAAACGCAAAATTCCATTAGAAGAAGCTATTGAATATGCCAAAGAAATTTGCAATGGTCTTATTGATATTCATAAAGAAAACGTTGTGCATCGCGATCTAAAACCAAGTAATATTCTAATCACTTATGATGGCACAATTAAACTCATTGATTTTGGTATCTCGTTAGGTGATGATTCTCTAAGATTAACCGATGAAAGAAAACTAATTGGTTCAGTACAATATGTATCACCAGAATTAGTGCTCAAGCAAGCCGAACCTTCACCTCAAAGTGATATCTACGCCTTAGGAATAGTACTTTATGAAATGCTAACTGGCAAGGCACCTTTTACTGGCTCTGATCATCAAACCATTGCTCTTAGCCACACTAAAAGAGAGATTCCGAGACTAGAACAAGTTAATGTTTTAGTTCCGCAAGCGGTTGAAAATATCATAATAAAATGTACCGCTAAAAATCCTGATGATCGTTATGTTAGTTGCGTTGAACTTTATGAAGATTTGAGCACTTGCTTATCGCAAAAACGCGCAAACGAGCCACGTCTAATCATTGGTAAATCTTCTAAAAAAGAAGCATTTATCAAAAAAGTGAATAGTAAAGCTATGACGATTTCGCTTATTTTGATTGGAGCAATTTCGATCGTTATTATAATAGTGTTGATCGTTCTCCACCTCAAAAAAATCATTTAA
- the rsgA gene encoding ribosome small subunit-dependent GTPase A, which yields MDKGKIVKSIAGFYDVKSFSDSKIYRVRGSGKLRLLDMKPIVGDFVEFEHNELIHRIMGRKNFFIRPKIANVDQAIVVMSLVEPDFSSQLVDKFLIIIENKNVTPIIVLTKKDLTSKTKIDFYKDQGYTVYEINYETEEGFDDLREIFRNKTSFFVGQTGVGKTTLINYLAKTSFETQAISKALNRGKHTTREVSLIDFNGGEIIDTPGFSSIEFDLTIDEMPVAFKTFREAAKMCKYRSCRHYQEAESECNVKQLVLKGIIKQERYDNYRSFLERLLK from the coding sequence ATGGATAAAGGAAAAATTGTCAAATCGATTGCAGGTTTTTACGATGTTAAAAGTTTTAGCGACTCAAAAATCTATCGTGTTAGAGGAAGCGGAAAATTAAGACTTCTCGATATGAAACCTATCGTTGGAGATTTTGTTGAATTTGAACACAACGAGCTCATTCATCGAATAATGGGGCGAAAAAACTTCTTTATTAGGCCAAAAATTGCCAACGTTGACCAAGCAATTGTAGTAATGTCGCTAGTTGAACCAGATTTTAGTTCGCAACTTGTTGATAAATTTTTAATCATTATAGAAAATAAAAATGTTACGCCAATTATTGTTCTCACCAAAAAAGATTTAACTTCAAAGACCAAAATTGATTTTTACAAGGATCAAGGTTACACTGTTTATGAAATTAACTATGAAACCGAAGAAGGTTTCGATGATCTAAGAGAAATTTTTAGAAATAAAACGAGTTTTTTTGTCGGCCAAACTGGCGTTGGCAAAACAACTTTAATAAATTATCTAGCTAAAACAAGTTTTGAAACTCAAGCGATTTCTAAAGCCCTTAATCGTGGTAAGCATACCACCCGTGAAGTTAGCTTAATTGATTTTAATGGCGGCGAAATAATTGACACCCCAGGTTTTTCGTCAATTGAATTTGATCTCACGATTGACGAAATGCCAGTCGCTTTTAAAACCTTCAGAGAAGCTGCTAAGATGTGTAAATATCGAAGTTGTCGACACTACCAAGAAGCTGAAAGTGAATGTAACGTTAAGCAATTAGTTTTAAAAGGTATCATTAAGCAAGAACGTTATGATAACTATCGTAGTTTCTTAGAAAGACTACTTAAATAG
- a CDS encoding ribulose-phosphate 3-epimerase yields MRKISPSILDVKKENLVNYVQQLIDWGVVNVHYDVMDNIFVPNVALQYKEIKEIKEKCSRHIMDIHLMVKDVFGYYEMYKKLGDILTFHFEAMSQDDLQNLIALAKKDQTKLGLAIKPNTPVEAIIPYLKHLSLLLIMSVEPGFGGQKFIENSYDKVKKLSDYIKQNHLDCIIQIDGGVNDQNIKYCYDAGVNLAVVGSFLVKNFNQEVIKSLIK; encoded by the coding sequence ATGCGAAAAATAAGTCCATCAATACTAGATGTTAAAAAAGAAAATTTAGTAAATTATGTTCAACAGCTAATCGACTGAGGCGTTGTAAATGTTCATTACGATGTTATGGACAATATTTTTGTGCCCAATGTTGCTTTGCAATATAAGGAAATTAAAGAAATTAAAGAAAAATGTTCCCGCCATATTATGGACATCCATCTAATGGTTAAAGACGTTTTTGGTTATTATGAAATGTATAAAAAGCTTGGCGATATCTTAACTTTTCATTTTGAAGCAATGTCACAAGATGATTTACAAAATTTAATTGCACTTGCTAAAAAAGATCAAACTAAATTAGGCCTTGCAATTAAACCTAATACGCCAGTGGAAGCAATCATCCCTTATCTTAAACATCTCTCTTTGTTGTTGATAATGAGTGTAGAACCTGGGTTTGGCGGCCAAAAATTTATTGAAAACAGCTATGACAAGGTAAAAAAACTTAGTGACTATATCAAACAAAATCATTTAGACTGCATTATTCAAATTGACGGCGGTGTTAATGATCAAAACATCAAGTACTGTTATGACGCTGGAGTTAATTTAGCAGTAGTTGGTTCGTTTTTGGTCAAAAATTTCAACCAAGAGGTTATAAAAAGCTTAATTAAATAG
- a CDS encoding YwaF family protein — protein sequence MGFFDWRGGQQKFAGVSVYLYIAFFFLAFVGAFLIWIFRKVIYQNYQAKVKIMGLQKRYFWMLVGLIILLFMTIRSIIMVVIRVPRLWEAIPLHLCRLMIIFVAFSLIFNNLNSTKYYALLAFVGTIVAISIPGMHFEDPRKAMPSYPVGYDNFFFWDYILAHSFLLIMPLLMLIFNDKKTYTIKDSGISFGISVTIFLIIFVINLLTNLYAPNNWKTNFFYLGTNKFNIYSETMGKLTAWPFHLFSYSLAYLISMPLITLLLAFQDMIFIEKIDDKMKFNFKKTNFLREFFLKKPKPDFDQMVE from the coding sequence ATGGGATTTTTTGATTGACGAGGCGGACAGCAAAAATTTGCTGGTGTTTCGGTTTATTTATATATTGCATTTTTCTTTTTAGCTTTTGTTGGCGCTTTTTTAATTTGAATTTTTAGGAAAGTTATTTACCAAAATTATCAAGCCAAAGTTAAAATCATGGGTTTGCAAAAAAGATATTTTTGGATGTTAGTTGGACTAATCATCTTACTTTTTATGACTATTCGTTCAATTATCATGGTCGTCATTCGCGTTCCGCGACTTTGAGAAGCAATTCCTTTACATTTGTGTAGGCTAATGATCATTTTTGTTGCATTTAGTTTAATATTCAACAATTTAAATTCAACTAAGTACTATGCACTATTAGCATTTGTAGGTACTATTGTCGCAATTTCAATTCCTGGTATGCATTTTGAAGATCCAAGAAAAGCGATGCCGTCTTATCCTGTAGGCTATGATAATTTCTTTTTCTGAGATTATATTCTAGCTCATTCGTTCTTATTGATAATGCCACTTTTAATGCTAATTTTTAACGATAAGAAGACTTACACTATTAAAGATAGTGGAATTAGCTTCGGCATTTCAGTTACGATTTTTCTAATAATCTTTGTGATTAATTTGCTTACTAACTTATATGCTCCTAACAATTGAAAGACTAACTTCTTTTATCTAGGTACAAATAAATTCAATATTTATTCAGAAACGATGGGTAAATTAACTGCGTGACCATTCCACTTATTCTCTTATTCACTTGCTTATCTAATATCAATGCCACTAATAACTTTACTGTTGGCTTTTCAAGATATGATTTTCATTGAAAAAATTGACGATAAAATGAAATTTAACTTCAAAAAAACCAACTTCTTAAGAGAGTTCTTTTTGAAAAAACCAAAACCAGATTTTGATCAAATGGTTGAATAA
- a CDS encoding lipoprotein 17-related variable surface protein, whose amino-acid sequence MKKSKLSLLLISLGTIFTPLISASCQHEQSLDEIFKKVKLDVDNKNKLTVDQVQEKDIKVSGLPSEQYKLKINSLSKGENSISVSLTLTNTKTNESKDFTYKIDGFKEKSKPDDKEKDKPDHKQDDNKDDPGKEKDNPKDQPDDNNNSELNKETIIKKILEALDLDKTKAISENKSKLAPTKKDKLDLTEVNILSYDDSKGSGEISVSGKYDGHQFSQEKITLEGFAKTQVENISLKKVELNKDKLVEDKKKVSDLESLEGNELLKYLKLQFQKSDGIELDITNSGSYEVADLKIKKQQRTNKYQVTGTLFANIKKFENGLEKIEKVQVATINSQLSGDVTLTNKDILNSLLKLVKSKGDTSKTYASEYAGNFKLTVPFLHNFLELEKQYEEYFGEGTRVKIVEEAVGANDIDGKLYVTYKLEYEENGGIKHDSITQNIELTGFKKITNDTLRDFLITKKNDNNEWNTIKQEIKKLYNDNKNTLNYEITRSNVSNNEVKKIFTTNSWEIIKNNDDQDATTKFDHKYWMISYGAESLEHNFKPNTYILENGKFQIRTLKVNLSKIIFSKSNNGDIWAKAIFDATFEINANDGAQSKNTKIVEMQLTHSLLKI is encoded by the coding sequence ATGAAGAAGAGTAAATTAAGCTTATTGCTAATTTCTTTGGGAACTATTTTTACTCCCTTGATTTCAGCATCATGCCAACATGAACAAAGCTTAGACGAGATTTTTAAAAAGGTTAAGTTAGACGTCGATAATAAAAATAAACTTACCGTAGATCAAGTACAAGAAAAAGATATTAAAGTTTCGGGCTTACCAAGCGAACAATATAAACTAAAAATTAATTCTCTAAGTAAAGGCGAAAATTCAATTAGTGTTTCGCTTACTTTAACCAACACAAAAACAAATGAATCTAAAGACTTTACTTACAAAATTGACGGTTTTAAAGAAAAATCTAAACCGGATGATAAGGAAAAAGATAAACCAGATCATAAACAAGATGACAACAAAGATGATCCTGGCAAGGAAAAAGATAATCCTAAAGATCAACCCGACGATAACAATAACAGCGAATTAAATAAAGAAACTATTATTAAAAAAATATTAGAAGCATTAGATCTAGACAAAACTAAAGCAATTTCTGAAAATAAGAGCAAGCTCGCTCCAACTAAAAAGGATAAGTTAGACCTAACTGAAGTTAATATTTTAAGTTATGACGATTCAAAAGGGTCGGGAGAAATTTCAGTATCCGGAAAATATGATGGTCATCAATTTAGTCAAGAAAAAATTACTCTAGAGGGCTTTGCAAAAACTCAAGTAGAAAATATTAGCCTTAAAAAAGTTGAACTAAATAAAGATAAATTAGTAGAAGACAAGAAAAAAGTAAGCGATCTTGAGAGTTTAGAGGGAAACGAATTACTTAAATATTTAAAACTTCAATTCCAAAAAAGCGATGGCATTGAATTAGATATCACGAATAGTGGAAGCTACGAAGTTGCTGATCTAAAAATAAAAAAACAACAACGCACTAATAAATATCAAGTGACCGGAACACTTTTTGCAAATATTAAAAAATTCGAAAACGGATTAGAAAAAATCGAAAAGGTTCAAGTTGCAACTATTAATTCTCAACTTTCAGGAGATGTCACATTAACTAATAAAGACATTTTAAATTCTTTACTAAAATTAGTTAAATCAAAAGGTGATACTTCTAAAACATATGCTTCTGAATATGCGGGCAATTTTAAATTAACAGTCCCTTTTCTTCATAACTTTTTGGAACTTGAAAAACAATATGAAGAGTATTTTGGCGAAGGAACAAGAGTTAAAATTGTTGAAGAGGCAGTCGGCGCTAATGACATTGATGGAAAATTGTATGTAACATATAAATTGGAGTATGAAGAAAATGGTGGAATAAAGCACGATTCAATCACGCAAAATATTGAATTAACTGGTTTTAAAAAAATTACCAATGATACATTAAGAGATTTTTTAATCACCAAAAAAAACGATAACAATGAGTGAAATACAATAAAGCAAGAAATTAAAAAATTATATAACGACAATAAAAACACCCTAAATTATGAAATCACTAGAAGTAATGTGTCAAATAACGAAGTTAAAAAAATATTCACAACTAATTCATGAGAAATCATAAAAAACAACGATGATCAAGATGCCACAACAAAATTTGATCATAAATATTGAATGATAAGTTATGGTGCAGAATCATTAGAACATAATTTCAAGCCTAATACATACATTTTGGAAAATGGCAAATTCCAAATTAGAACACTAAAAGTTAATTTGTCAAAGATTATTTTCTCTAAAAGTAATAATGGCGATATTTGAGCAAAAGCTATTTTTGATGCAACATTTGAGATAAATGCAAACGATGGTGCACAATCAAAAAATACAAAAATCGTGGAAATGCAACTTACTCACTCATTACTTAAAATCTAA
- a CDS encoding endonuclease/exonuclease/phosphatase family protein: MKKKILLILSSAVTTFTIATTQISAKPNSTQKETQNQTSFNATLSPRAKMANDLRWGHWNILKASNKKDDKLKSIAAVIKKLDYDLIGLTEVLDSSAIQSIVDHLNSIHGTKSYEYISSQKLKGKQASPGQAEHVGIIYKNDKLKPLPFVNNTIGYSYTSSFSHHPLTNAEYVRPPFGAQFEWKTRLKKDKLTFVFDHFDSPGAKNGEQTIHGMGAQEYVEAQQLPNVLLTFETMSQSKNIFFAGDTNIKVNKESIAFSNLNNYTKAFDDNLSNSTSLSDTPNQYSQPYDKIFYKTNLLLNQAFIYDLWNVKNDSQVNSYLSILKSAYLEPKKISDHAPIGVDIQG; this comes from the coding sequence ATGAAAAAGAAAATTTTATTAATATTAAGTTCAGCAGTGACAACGTTTACTATTGCAACTACACAAATAAGCGCAAAACCCAATAGCACTCAAAAAGAAACACAAAATCAAACCTCATTTAATGCAACTCTTAGTCCAAGAGCAAAAATGGCAAATGATTTACGATGAGGGCATTGAAATATATTAAAGGCTTCTAATAAAAAAGATGATAAATTAAAGTCAATTGCTGCAGTTATCAAAAAGCTAGACTATGACTTAATCGGTTTGACAGAAGTTTTGGATTCAAGCGCAATTCAAAGTATTGTTGACCATTTAAATTCCATTCATGGTACAAAATCGTATGAATATATAAGTTCACAAAAATTAAAAGGAAAACAAGCTTCGCCAGGACAAGCTGAACATGTAGGTATAATATACAAAAACGATAAATTAAAACCTTTGCCTTTTGTAAATAACACAATTGGCTATAGTTATACAAGTAGTTTTAGTCATCATCCATTAACTAATGCAGAATATGTTCGCCCACCTTTTGGTGCGCAATTTGAATGAAAAACAAGATTGAAGAAAGATAAATTAACATTTGTTTTTGACCATTTTGATAGTCCTGGAGCTAAGAATGGGGAACAAACTATTCATGGAATGGGAGCGCAAGAATACGTTGAAGCTCAACAATTGCCAAATGTTCTTTTAACTTTTGAAACGATGTCACAAAGCAAAAACATCTTTTTTGCCGGTGATACAAATATTAAAGTTAATAAAGAAAGCATAGCATTTAGCAATTTAAATAATTACACTAAAGCATTTGATGATAATTTGTCTAATTCAACCTCTTTAAGTGATACTCCAAATCAATATTCGCAGCCATATGACAAAATCTTTTATAAAACAAATTTGTTGCTAAATCAAGCATTTATATATGACCTTTGAAATGTAAAAAATGATAGTCAAGTTAATTCCTATCTATCAATCTTAAAATCAGCTTACCTAGAACCTAAAAAAATTTCAGATCACGCCCCAATTGGCGTTGATATCCAAGGATAA
- a CDS encoding MspA/MspB/MIB-like signal-anchor domain-contatining protein: MSNSKKKKIAIATLAIATTLLAAGTISGVIYSKYSKRNNSINPEVHIAEKEKKILEALRKNIEKVTKNLKVTSKAMNQLDEAGPKQTDLSKTLEDLSLQLKEANEIKKEAQNAKKENELKAELDDLDDAIKNATLAKQKVEAKISESDIKIKKQINDYEKDLEKLNREVENSFINKNLNVLLKTIEKLLKLQENANNIKSLTSAIESKYKNEAAALFEKVKDAIFNAKKKQFELELALKTEKTIFDELEKKIKEYDSNLTDAQNDASNALTYDSKKEKYQILGRTIESIKEYIRELEEQTKALKDQNNKKAIDSQIKALNQKLDETKVELTTKNKQLAAEKENNDKITKNSLDNADDAIKKANDAIDSIDNKSAAIEEAELALNNAKNDLENKKSTLVGDSENQTKIDKKISEITKKQQELEEAKIKQKQSENELATNLAEQAIQLQTELEKLVKELKDKVTFLDIESKADEIENKVKNIEDTFLKSDGKADKLKNHDHLKDAYEKLLEAKTNAIEAATKAKEKVKTDRKELETRYESLKSEENKLQEALKNANNDTQKLNEIINDIEGDKKLLEQVQKLIDDINKVNLNSEVLVNTEELQNDLKSILTQAKFDLAGKEGKIKLLNNELEEKTNELSSQASTTNSIVKENVDDLENAIEKLKRVKGNADEFKNGLEDKRQENDIKTKTQEKYEALEKAISDAQTKISEKEAELEEQKDKNKTEIVDPTIEKATKSINELEKSDDISTIKKALSEANKTIKTINESQNKLTKDSKNKNLVDEKLKELEKKIQKKQEKLNELTAAEDTMVQKIERELTKIKEELEAANSVANNAEGIDAKDAANTKLEEAIQNAKNSLTNQTTIANSLKEEDKKAKSLAKIGELTKQIENTYENNLNALKTKNKRDKETNNSKVQEAKEELKILLNSADELIAKSNDNLDKNQALEEIKNKLLEQQGKLNNLKNVLVGDSENQVKVDQEITKVNNKLKDITEEIKKESEFESQVRALLQEIKEHSKLLLEQLSKLKESENNVNELEAQNNTLLEKINSLKEFQNSENVIKFKDLEKVKTELNYLDANLKKSEVVNNLTKEVVVHYKKLKFYKKHLEEKFEDFETIKNDENNLLDIQQMLKIIDKDVQEMNSYLSKTQDFINNDDDNEYISPKRILEKELNDLRKNSSLQKIYLDFFKATNKFLEDVIDDVEKILKNQGGYLFVSKNMIVFSDKLKKWYEISNFVNKNIGLDEYNSHDELEPELSSLKSNINQKYKIDNARNSFTRKAILDKVLHIWADRVEPSVRENLKKRLRTFDLNKFKKEFEDMSEDTKKDKLEELLEILEFIDSNSTEETKKIWPLYLPQFIPVKTALKDLLCTFTND, translated from the coding sequence ATGAGCAATTCAAAGAAAAAAAAGATCGCAATCGCTACGCTTGCTATTGCGACTACACTTTTAGCAGCCGGAACTATTTCCGGCGTTATATATTCAAAATATTCAAAGCGTAATAATTCAATTAACCCCGAAGTACATATTGCTGAAAAAGAAAAAAAGATCCTAGAAGCATTACGTAAAAATATTGAAAAAGTTACAAAAAACCTTAAAGTTACTTCAAAAGCAATGAATCAATTGGATGAAGCTGGACCAAAACAAACGGATTTAAGCAAAACATTAGAAGATTTAAGTTTGCAATTAAAAGAAGCTAATGAAATTAAAAAAGAAGCTCAAAATGCTAAAAAAGAAAATGAATTAAAAGCTGAACTTGACGATCTTGACGATGCAATTAAAAATGCTACATTAGCCAAACAAAAAGTTGAAGCTAAAATTTCAGAATCAGACATCAAAATCAAAAAGCAAATCAACGACTACGAAAAAGACTTAGAAAAACTTAACCGTGAAGTCGAAAATAGCTTTATTAATAAGAACTTAAATGTGCTTTTAAAAACAATTGAAAAATTACTTAAACTACAAGAAAATGCTAACAATATTAAAAGTTTAACTAGCGCTATTGAATCAAAATACAAAAATGAAGCTGCTGCTCTTTTTGAAAAAGTAAAAGATGCTATTTTTAATGCTAAGAAAAAACAATTTGAACTTGAATTAGCTCTTAAAACCGAAAAAACAATCTTTGACGAACTAGAAAAGAAAATCAAAGAATATGACAGCAATCTAACTGACGCACAAAATGACGCTAGCAATGCTTTAACTTATGATAGCAAAAAAGAAAAATATCAAATCCTAGGTCGCACCATTGAAAGTATTAAAGAATATATTAGAGAACTAGAAGAACAAACAAAAGCACTAAAAGATCAAAACAATAAAAAAGCCATTGATAGTCAAATCAAGGCTTTAAATCAAAAATTAGATGAAACCAAAGTCGAATTAACAACTAAAAATAAACAATTAGCAGCCGAAAAAGAAAACAATGACAAAATCACTAAAAATAGTTTGGACAATGCTGACGATGCTATTAAAAAAGCAAATGATGCTATTGATAGTATTGATAATAAAAGCGCAGCCATCGAAGAGGCTGAACTCGCTTTAAATAATGCGAAAAATGACCTTGAAAATAAAAAAAGCACTTTAGTTGGCGATAGTGAAAATCAAACTAAAATCGATAAAAAAATTAGTGAAATTACTAAAAAACAACAAGAACTTGAAGAAGCTAAAATAAAACAAAAACAATCCGAAAACGAACTTGCAACTAACTTGGCAGAACAAGCTATTCAATTGCAAACCGAACTTGAAAAATTAGTTAAAGAACTTAAAGATAAAGTGACATTTTTGGATATTGAATCAAAAGCTGATGAAATTGAAAATAAAGTTAAAAACATTGAGGACACTTTTTTAAAAAGTGACGGAAAAGCCGATAAACTAAAAAATCACGATCACTTAAAAGACGCTTATGAAAAGTTGTTAGAAGCCAAAACGAATGCTATAGAAGCGGCTACAAAGGCTAAGGAAAAAGTTAAAACTGATCGAAAAGAATTAGAAACTCGCTATGAATCATTAAAGTCCGAAGAAAACAAATTGCAAGAAGCTCTAAAAAATGCTAACAACGATACTCAAAAATTAAACGAAATAATTAATGATATCGAAGGAGACAAAAAACTTCTAGAGCAAGTGCAAAAATTAATTGACGATATTAATAAAGTCAATCTTAATTCAGAAGTTTTAGTTAACACGGAAGAGTTACAAAATGATTTAAAATCCATTTTAACTCAAGCAAAATTTGATTTGGCAGGTAAAGAGGGAAAAATCAAATTATTAAATAATGAACTAGAAGAAAAAACTAACGAACTATCTTCTCAAGCCTCTACAACAAATAGTATTGTCAAAGAAAATGTCGATGATCTTGAAAATGCTATTGAAAAACTAAAAAGAGTCAAAGGCAACGCAGACGAATTTAAGAACGGCCTTGAAGATAAAAGACAAGAAAATGATATTAAAACGAAAACCCAAGAAAAATATGAAGCTCTTGAAAAAGCAATTAGCGATGCTCAAACTAAAATTAGCGAAAAAGAAGCTGAATTAGAAGAACAAAAAGACAAAAACAAAACAGAAATTGTTGATCCAACTATTGAAAAAGCTACAAAGTCCATTAATGAACTTGAAAAAAGTGACGATATTTCTACAATTAAAAAAGCATTGAGTGAAGCAAATAAAACGATAAAAACAATAAATGAATCTCAAAATAAACTAACTAAAGATAGTAAAAACAAAAATCTTGTAGATGAAAAACTAAAAGAACTTGAGAAAAAAATTCAAAAAAAGCAAGAAAAACTTAACGAATTAACCGCGGCTGAAGATACTATGGTTCAAAAAATAGAAAGAGAACTAACAAAAATCAAAGAAGAATTAGAAGCCGCTAATAGTGTCGCTAACAATGCTGAAGGAATTGACGCTAAAGATGCAGCAAACACGAAATTAGAAGAAGCAATTCAAAATGCAAAAAATAGTTTAACTAACCAAACTACAATTGCTAATAGTTTAAAAGAAGAAGATAAAAAGGCAAAATCTCTTGCTAAAATTGGCGAATTAACAAAGCAAATTGAAAATACATATGAAAATAATTTAAATGCGTTGAAAACAAAAAACAAACGCGACAAAGAGACAAATAATTCAAAAGTGCAAGAAGCTAAAGAAGAATTAAAAATCTTGTTGAATTCGGCTGATGAATTGATTGCTAAGTCTAATGATAATTTGGACAAAAATCAAGCTCTTGAGGAAATTAAAAATAAATTGCTTGAACAACAAGGAAAATTAAATAATCTTAAAAATGTCTTAGTTGGTGATTCTGAAAATCAAGTCAAAGTTGATCAAGAAATTACAAAAGTAAATAATAAGTTAAAAGATATTACTGAAGAAATAAAAAAAGAAAGTGAATTTGAAAGTCAAGTAAGGGCACTTCTTCAAGAAATTAAAGAACATTCTAAGTTACTTTTAGAGCAACTTTCTAAATTAAAAGAAAGCGAAAATAATGTCAATGAATTAGAAGCGCAAAATAATACTCTTCTAGAAAAAATTAATTCTCTAAAAGAATTTCAAAATAGTGAAAACGTTATTAAATTCAAAGATTTAGAGAAAGTAAAAACCGAATTAAATTATTTGGATGCGAACTTAAAAAAATCAGAAGTTGTCAACAACTTAACTAAAGAAGTGGTTGTTCACTATAAAAAATTAAAATTTTATAAAAAACATTTAGAAGAAAAATTTGAAGATTTTGAAACTATAAAAAATGACGAAAACAATTTGTTAGATATTCAACAAATGTTAAAAATCATAGATAAAGATGTTCAAGAAATGAACTCTTATTTATCAAAAACGCAAGATTTCATTAATAATGATGATGATAATGAATATATTTCCCCTAAAAGGATATTAGAAAAAGAATTAAACGACTTGAGAAAAAACTCATCATTGCAAAAAATTTACTTAGATTTCTTTAAAGCTACAAATAAATTTTTAGAAGATGTTATTGATGACGTTGAAAAGATTTTAAAAAATCAAGGGGGTTATTTGTTTGTAAGTAAAAATATGATAGTTTTTTCTGACAAACTAAAAAAATGATATGAAATTTCAAATTTCGTTAATAAAAATATTGGCTTAGATGAATATAATTCACACGATGAATTAGAACCAGAGCTAAGTTCTCTAAAAAGTAACATTAACCAAAAATATAAAATTGACAATGCAAGAAATTCATTCACACGAAAAGCAATATTAGATAAAGTATTACATATTTGAGCAGATCGTGTTGAACCTAGCGTTAGAGAAAACCTAAAAAAGAGATTAAGAACTTTCGACTTAAACAAATTTAAAAAAGAATTTGAAGACATGTCAGAAGATACAAAAAAAGATAAATTAGAAGAACTACTTGAAATATTGGAATTTATTGATTCGAATTCCACTGAAGAAACAAAGAAAATTTGGCCACTTTATCTTCCACAATTTATACCAGTTAAAACAGCACTAAAAGATTTGCTATGCACATTCACTAACGATTAA